The Patescibacteria group bacterium DNA segment TCCCCACTATCACGGCAATTATAATTTTTGGAAAATTTGGCAACGCTGGTATGTTAAAAATTATCCCGACGGATCACTCTTACAAGTTGTAGGTGAACCGGGTGTATGGTTAATTCGCAATGGTCAACGCCATGCCTTTTTGTCACGTACAGCTTTCTATGCTAGTTACAGTTCAGGCAAAATTTTAAGTGTTTCATCAAGTGATATTGAAAAATATGACATCGGTTATCCGATTAAATTTCCGCGCTATTCACTTTTACGATCACCTCAAGGCACGGTTTATTTAATCACTGATGAAAACATTCTTCGTGGTTTTGACTCTCAAGAATCTTTCAGAATGATGGGTTTTCACCCCGAGGAAATTATTGATGTCACCGAAGAAGATCTAGCTTTATATTCACAAGGCAAACCGATTACCATTAAAAGCGTTTACCCCAATGGAACTTTATTGCAAGATCGACAAACCGGTGGCGTTTATTATGTTAAAGACGCTATCAAATATCCCATTATTGATCGATCAATTTTAGATATTAATTTTCCCAACCGTAAAGTTATTTCCGCTAGCGAAGGTGAATTAGACAAATATAAATATGGCGGTTTATTAAAAATTAATGATGGTGAATTGGTTAAATCAACAGACAGTTCAGCGGTTTATGTAATTGCCCGTGGTCGTAAAAACCCAATTTTATCAGGCCAAGTTTTTAAAGAAATGGGTTATAAATGGGAAAATATTTCAACGGTGCCACAAAAGGTTTTAGACTTACACGACAATGGCGAAATAATTAAAACCGTTAATTAAATAATTTATAAATTAAATATAAATTCATGGCTCTAGTTTTTTCAGCCGTTACCCCCCATCCCCCAATTTCAATCCCAGAGATTGGTAAAGATAATATTAATCAGATTAAATCTACCATCGAAGCGTTTAAAAAATTAAACCGCCAATTAATTGATTTACAGCCAGAAATTATTTTAACCATTTCACCTCATGGCTTGATTTGCGAAAAAGCTTTTAATTTGAGTTTAGCTCAAAAATATTTTGTAAATTTTCAAGAATTTGGCGATTTCGTAACTCAACTTGAATTTGATGGTAATTTTGAATTTATTCATCAAATTAAAAATAGCCTAGTTGATTCAAGTAAAGATTTGCCCTTGATTTTAAATTATCAATCGCAACTTGATTATGGCACTAGCATCCCACTCTATTATTTAACTTTAAAAATAAAAAACTTTTCTATTTTACCTATAAATATATCTTTGTTGAATCATGCTATGCATTTTAAATTTGGCCAAGCCATGGGTCGACAAATTAATTTATCAACTCTCAAAATAGCTGTAATTGCTTCTGGTGAACTAGCCCATACTTTGACCCAAGATTCTCCGGCCGGTTACAACGAAAAGGGACAAATTTTTGATGATAAACTAATTAAGTATTTAAAAAAGAAAGAAGTTGATAAAATAATTAATTTAGATACTACCCTGGTTGAGGAAGCTAATCAGTGTGGTTTAAAACCATTTTTAATTCTTTTGGGAATTTTAGATGGTATCAATTACCAACCAGAAGTTTTATCTTACGAAGGACCATTGGGGGTTGGTTATTTAATGATGAATTTTAAACTAGAATAAAAATATTTGACTAAAATAAAAGTTTTTGCTATAATAAATAAAATTAAATATTAACTTTAAAAAATATGGAACAACAACAAGCCAATCAAATTTTTGATGATATTTTATCATCAACGGTTATGAGCACGACTCTAAACTATTCTGACAAAATTAAAATCATAGAAGCTTTATGGCAATTAATCAAAAATTCAAATTTACAAATAGAATTTGAAAATTATTTACAAGAACAACAACAATCTAAATCACAATATACATTGGAGGGAATTAAATTAATTTTAGAATTTAAACAATAAATATATGGATCAAGAAAACTTTCATTCATTATCTCCTGAGGATATGGGTTTATTGGATAACTCAAAAAATTCATCAGAGCGAAAACCGGAGAATGAAATAGAACAAGATAGTGTTAAAGATCATATAGGTAAAGCTTTATTAGAAAAAAGAATGGCTATTGAAAAAAGGATGCAGGAAAAAATTAAAGAAGCTTTAGCAAAATTAGAACCCGAAGAAAAAAGATTTTTAGAACCATTTATTGAATATTTTGATATTTCTACTAATACAGAAATTAGATATAAAATTAAATCTGAATTAAATCTTTCTGAAAGCAAGGTGACCGATTTATTACCCGAGGATTTTTTAGATAAAGATGAAATACAAAACATTGAACGGGGTTTAGAATTTTCTACTTTAATGGACAAAATTGTTAAAGTAAATTTTTTTTCTCCGGAGCGTAAAATGGAATCAATAAAAATACTAGCCTTATTGAGTGATCAAAAAAATGAAATTTTAAAATTATTTAAAGATAAAGATCCTTTAACTGGTTTGCGGAATCGGCAAGGCTGTGAAGAAATAATGGAACGTGAAATCGAAGATGCCAAACGCAAAAATGAAACCTTTGTCATTACTTTTATTGACAGTAATGATTTCGGCAAGGTTAATAATACTTATGGACATGATTTTGGTGATATGGTTTTGACCACCCAGGCCAATCTTTTTATAAAAAATACCCGATCATCAGATACGGTCATTCGTTATGGCGGAGATGAATTTTTGATAATTTTTCATGACATGACTATAGAAGATGCTAAAAAAAGAATGGAAGATTTATTCGCAGATATGGAAAAAACAGAATTGACAACCCCGGGCGACAAAACTTATCAACCAACCATTTCGTGTGGTTTGGCCGAATTCCATCCCACAGACACTCAAGAAACTATAATTAAAAGAGCAGACCAACAAATGTATGAGGCTAAGACGATAAAAAACCGAGAAGTCGAGCAGGGTATTCCCCACAGAAACATCCTTTATTACGATAATAATTTTGTCTCTGATGAGTCAAAAATAAATACTCAAGCCGCTTAAATCTATGCCAACTAAATTAACTCCAGAACAAAAACAAGAGCAAGAAACTGACATTCAACAAGTGGTGAATCATTATTTTATGAGTAAGGGTTTAAGTTTGGAAAAAATAAAACAAGATGCCAGGCAAAAAAAAATAATCTATTCGCGCCATGTTCGTCCAGCCAAAGAATTAATTGCACTAGCTGGATCAATCAACCAAGCTAAACAAGCGATTACCAAGGTAGCCGCTTGGGCTAAATCACGCAATTTAGATTATAGTATTGAAACTGTTTTTAAAAAATGGCTAGAATTAGATCAACTCAAACCTAAAGAAAGAGTTAAAAAACCATTTTATGATGGTTATCCCCTAGTTTGGAGCCAAACCAAATTAAAATGGTTTGTGATTATGCCTGATGGTGATTGGAAGGAATTTGCAGGTAAAGAAGAAGAAATTGAATGGCAACTCGATAAATAGTTTTTTTATGAAAAAATATTCAACCATTTTTATTGGCACATCGGAATTTAGTTTACCAAGTTTAGAAAAATTAATTCAAACCGATTTTATTGATTTAAAATTAGTTATTACTCAACCTGACAAGCCAGTGGGTCGTAAAAAAATTATAACTCCTCCGCCAGTTAAAGTTTTAGCTGAAAAAAATCATTTATCTATTTTACAACCAATAAAAATTAAAGATTGCTTAAACGAAATTAAAAACATCAAACCAGATTTAATTATTTTGGTTTCTTATGGTCAAATTATTCCTCAAACCATTTTAGATATTCCTAAGTTTGGTTGCTTAAATATTCATCCTTCTTTATTGCCTAAATATCGAGGTGCATCCCCTATTCAAACGGCCATTTTAAATAACGAAAAACAAACCGGTGTGACTTTAATGTTAATGGATGCACAAATGGATCATGGTCCAATTTTAAGTCAAAAAAAATACCAAGTTTTAGAATCAGACAATTATTTAATTTTATCCGACAAATTGGCTAATTTAGGAGCTGAATTATTAATAGAAACATTACCAAATTATTTAGAAAACAAAATTCAGCCTCAATTACAAAATCATTCTCAAGCTACCTATACTCAGATTTTAACCAAGCAAGATGGACAAATAGATTGGTGTAATTCAGCTCAACAAATTCACCAACAAATTAAGGCCTTAAATCCCTGGCCTGGCACTTGGACAAAATGGAATCAATCAACTTTAAAAATTTTAGCCACCGAAATCACGCCGGATCAATTTTCAACGCCAGGTTTAATTTTCAAAAAAAATAGCTACCTCTGCGTAGCCTGTCAAAAAAATAGTTTAATTGTTCATCAAATTCAACTGGAGGGTAAGAAATCAAACTCTGGTTCAGCTTTTTTAGCTGGCCATCAAGATATTCTCAACCAACAATTCGAAAGAGGTTAAAATGAAAAAAATTTCTCAGCTCATTCACACTATCAAAACCATGCCGTCAAAAATCAAAAATATTTTCATTGTTCTTTTAATTTTCGACGTAATTGGCGTTTCGGCGCTGATTGTTCTCTTTTACCTTAAAAATCGCAGCTCTTAGTCTGCGGTTTTAAATTTTGATTTAATTTCTATTTTAAATTTTTAAGTTTTTCTTCCAATTTTCTAATTTCTTCTTTAATCAGAACTATCTCTCCAGCCTCTACCTGACCATGTTCAAGTCTGTACTGGCGATTATTAATTTCTTCTTGAATTTCTTGATGTAAATTTTGAGGAGAAAAATCTCTTCTTTCTAAATCCATATTTTTAAATAATTTAATTGTTAGTCTTGACAAATAATTAATTTAAGTTTATCATATATTAATAATAAAATCAAAGTTTATCAATCGTTAAATTTAAAGGAGGAAATTTGACAACCCCTGCTGAAGTCAGACAAGATAAACAAGGTTGGTATTATGTTGTGCTTAATAATATCGACAAAGATCAAGTCTTGGGAAAAATTATTCCCAAAATAAAACTTGAGTTAATGGTTGAAATTATCGTTTATTCATTAAGCGATGTTGATGGCTTAAAGTTAGCAAATCCCGAATCAATAATTCTGGGTTCTGATTATTTCGACAACCAGCCAGATCATGCCCAACAAATAGCTGATTTCATTAATACCAAGTTCTAACGCAAGACGTCCGGTTTAAAACCCGGACGTTCAAATTTTTAATTTATAAATATCACCGGCACCAATAATTAAAACTACATCATTTTTTTCAACTTGTTGCTGTAAAAAATCCTCAATCTTTTTAAACGAATCAATGTATTGAACATGCGGATTATATTTATAAATAGCCTTAACTAAATTTTGAGGATTAACTTTTTTTTCATGACCACGTGCTTCATAAATTGGCGCTAAAATTATTTCATCAGCCAAATTAAAGGCTTGGCTAAATTCTTTAAATAAATATTGCGTACGACTATTTAAATGCGGTTGAAAAACTGTCCAAATTTTTCTATTAGGATATTTAACTTTAACTGCCGATAAGGTCGCTTTAATTTCAGTTGGATGATGAGCATAATCATCAATAACCACTATCCCCTGTTTTTTATTTTTTGTTCGAATATCAAAGCGTCGCCAGGTGCCCTTAAAACTATTTAAAACGGTTTGAATTTCCTTATTGGTCACGCCCACTCCCTTAGCAAAACTAATAGCTGCTAAAATATTATAAATATTGTGTTGACCAGATAAATGAGTTTTAAATTGACCAAGACTTTTTTTATTTTTAATAACCTTAAATTGACTATATTGTGATTTTAAATTGATTTCTGACGCTGAATAATCGGCTGATTTTTTTAAACCATAACTAATTTGATGGCGCGAAATATTTTTAAGAATTAAACTTAAATTTTTATCATCCTGATTAGCAACAATCAACCCGCCTCGAGGTAATTTATTTAAATATTTTTTAAATGTTTGTTTAAGATTAGTTAAAGTTTTATAAAAATCTAAATGATCGGCTTCTAGATTAGTTAAAACAATAATATCTGGCTCTAAATCTAAAAAAGCCTGACGATGTTCACAAGCCTCAACTATTAAATAATCACTCTGACCCAAACGGGCATTGCCTTTAAATTCTTTAACTTGACTACCCACAATCACAGTTGGATCAAAACCAGCTTGAGCAAAAATCAAACCAATTAAAGCCGTGGTGGTGGTTTTTCCGTGAGTTCCCGATATCGCAATAGTTATTTTATCTCGACTTAACAAACCCAAAAATTGAGAATATCTCAAAGTCGGAATGTTTAATTTTTTGGCTTTTTTCAATTCAGAATTATTTTTATCAATGGCAGTGGTATAAACAACCAAATCTGTTTTGATAGATAAATTTGAGTCTTTGTGCCCAATATAAATTTTAGCGCCCAATTTTTTTAATCCATCTGTAATTAAAGATTTTTCTCGATCCGAACCGCTAATTTGTTTATTCTGTTTCAACATTAATCTAGCGACAGCGCTCATGCCAATACCGCCGATCCCAATTAAGTAAATTTTTTTAATTTGGTTTAGATTCATATTAATTTTAAAATTTCATTTACAATTAATTTTTCAGCTTGGGGCTTAATGAGCTGACTAATATTTTTTTTATATTTTAACTGACGATTTTTATCTTGTAATAAATTTTTAATTTCATTAATTAAAATCTGCGGAGTTAAATTATTTTGATTTAAAATTAAACCAGCCTGGTTGTCAGCTAAAATTTGTGCATTATCTTCTTGATGAGATTGTGGCATTGGAATCATAATAGTAATTTTTTGTAAAACCGATAATTCTGTTAAGCTTGATAAACCTGCCCGACTAATTACTATATCAGCTACCGCATAGGCATCGCCCATTTTTTCTTTTAAAAATTCATAACTCTGATAGTTGTTAAATTTATTTTTAAAATCTATTTTTTTATCTTTGCCAGTTAAATGAATTACCTGACAAAACTGAGTTAATTCTGGTAAAGACTGAACAATAATTTTATTCAAATCTAAAGCGCCTGTTCCCCCGCCCATTATTAATAAAACTGGTAAATTCTTATTTAATTTTAAAGTTTCTAAAGCTTTATTTTTATCAACATTTAATAAAGCTTGTCTTACTGGATTGCCAGTCCAGACGCTTTTATTTGGAAAATCCAGCAAAGATTTTTTAAAAGTAACTGTAATTTTATCTGCCCATGGCGACATCAATTTATTAGCTAAACCCGGACGCACATCTTGCTGATGAATTAAGCTTGGTACTCCCATTAGCTTAGCTGTCCAAATTAATGGTACACTTACAAAAGACCCGGCCGACAAAACTATATCTGGTTTAAATTTAGCTATAATAAAAACGCTTTGGCAAATAGCGATTAAAAATAAAAAAGGCGCTAATAAATTTTGCCAACTAAAATAACGACGCCACTTGGCACTTATCATGCCCTGGTATTTTATATCGCTTAGCATATCCTTTTCTGGTTGACCTTTTAATGTCCCAATAAATAAAAATTCAGCCTGTAAATTTCTGCTTTGCAATTCTTCTTTAATTGAAATTAATGGCGAAACAGAACCAGCCGTTCCCCCACCACTTAATAAAATACGCATATTTAACGAGTTGTATAACGCGACATATTAAATAATAAGCCTAAACTTGCCAATAAAACCATTAAAGCCGAACCGCCATGGCTTATAAATGGCAAAGGTAAACCAGTTAGGGGCATTAAACTTAACATTGCCATTATATTAGCAAAAGCTTGAAAAATAATCCAGCTAGCAACGCCAATAGCTGTTAACTGACAAAATTTATCAGGAGCATATTGGGCTATTTTTAAAATACGTAAAGTTAAAAAAATAAATAAAACTACAATTAAAATTGTTAAAATGAAACCCAACTCTTCTCCAATAATTGCAAAAATTGAATCACCAATCACTTCTGGAAGATAAATAAATTTTTGCCTTGAATGTCCCAAGCCCACGCCCAAAATACCACCAGAACCAATTCCAATGAGGGCTTGATTAATGTGATAACCAATGCCCTGGGGATCTAAAGATGGATTTAAAAAAACCAAAAAGCGCTGTATTCGATATGGAGCTATTAAAATTAAACTGCCCAAAGAAACTATTCCTGCCGAAACAATTCCTATTACGTGACTTATTTTAGCTCCAGCAGTGAAATAAAGGCTTAAAGCAATTAAAATTATAATACTCAAAGTACCAATATCTGGTTGAGCGATAATTAATCCAGAAACTAAAACTAGAATAATTATAAAAGGCAAAAATCCTTGTTTAAAGTTACTAATACCCTTGCCAATTTTTTCAAACCAAGCAGATAAATATAAAATTAAAGTTAATTTTAACAATTCCGATGGTTGAAAAGATAATTCGCCCAAACTTAACCAACTTTTAGCATTCACGTTTTCTGGTCTTAAACTGGGTACAAAAAGTATTAATAATAATAAAACCAAAGTAAACATTAAAAACAAAAATGAATTTTTGCGAAAAAAATCGTATTTAATTTTATAACAGATAAAAAATAAAATTAAGCCCGGCAAAAGACCGTTTAAAATTTGATGTTTTAGATAAAAATAACCATCACCAAATTTTTGGTAAGCGATAACAGTGCTAGCTGAACATAACATCACAATTCCAACTATCACTAAAATAGCGCTAATAATAATTAAAGTATAATCGGGATTATGTTGATATTTTTTAGCTATCATTTTAAATTTTTAACTATTTTTTTAAATTGTCGACCACGATCAAATTCATTTATAAACATACCAAAACTAGCACAGGCAGGTGAAAATAAAATTATATTTCCGACTTGACTTAATTCTTGAGCCTTTAAAACAGCTGATTTTAAATTAGTATATTGATTATTAATAAGATTTTTAGGTAAAAATTTTTTCATTCTATCTGTGCCGGTTCCTTCAAGTAATATAATTTTTTTTACGTGTTTTTTAATCATTGGTGTGATTTTACTAAAAGATAATTGTTTATCAGCCCCGCCGGTAATTAAAACGATATTTTTATTTTTACCCAAAGCTTGCAATCCTGAAATTAAAGCTTCAGGAGTTGTCGCGGTAGTATCGTTATAATAATCTACTTTTTTAAAAGTTCTTATTTTTTCTAGTCTATCCGGTACACCCTTAAAATTTGTTACAACTTGTTTAATAATTTTTAAAGGAATGTGCATATTTTGAGCTACCTGTATGGCTACAGCGATATTTTCTAAATTATGTTGACCTTGAATTTTAAAAGACCAACTTTTTGGTACATTTTTATAACTAAAAAATTTAATTCGACTTTTGGTTTCTTTTTGAAATTTTTTAGTATAATTATTGTCTTGATTTAAAAATAAAAAATCTTGAGCGCCTTGATATTGATAAATTGCTTTTTTATCAGCAACGTATTTTTCCATACTACCTTGATAATAATTTAAATGATCTGGATAAATATTGGTTATTACACTTAAGTGCGGACTAATTTTTGAGGTATGCCAACCCTGTAATTGCCACGAAGATAATTCCATAACCACAATCGAATGTTGAGAAATTTTATTAATCAAAGGCAAAGTAGCCGTATCAACAATATTACCAGCTAAATAAATATTTTTTTTAAAATATTTTTTAAGAATTTCATAGATCAAAGTCGAAGTTGTTGTTTTTCCGCGCGTACCAGTTACGCCGATGATCAATCCTTGAAAATTTTTAGCAAACAAGGATTCGTCCATTTCAATTGGAATTTTATGTTTTTGAGCTATTTTAAAATAAAAAGAATTTAACGGCACACTCGGACCTCGTATAATTAAATCTTGTTTTTTAAAGTCTTCGGGATTGTGTTTCCCTAGGACATATTTAATTTTATATTTTTTTAATTTATCAATTGAAGGTTGTAATTCTTTTTTTGTTTTTAAATCAGTTACCGTAACTTGCGCACCTTGTTGTGCAAAAAAACGAGCATCTCTCCAACCTCGCCCCAACAAACCTAAACCAACAATTAAAACCTTTTTATTTTTATAATCTAACATTTATTTATTTTAAATATGGATTAATTATATTTTAACTTTTTTTAAATTAAAAGACAAATAAAAAAGGGGGCTTAAAACCCCCTAAAGATTAATGGCCATTAAGACCAAGCTGACCTCTGGATAATTTTGACCATTATAATTATAATGAACAGCTTTATAGTTGATGCCTAGACAAATCGGCACTGATGGAGAAATAATTCTGGTTCTGGCGTGGACAACAAACTCATACTGCGGTTTGTAATGTTTTGATGAAATAATTGTCCAGTCTAAGCCCAGACTCCAACCAGTTTTATACTGAGTAAAAAAATCACTACTCAAAGTGTGACGCCACGAATAATGCACAATCGTGCCACTATCGGGAATTTCATACTCATCCATAATAGTAGTTGATTTGAAGCCTACGGCTACAAATTTGTTTATTTTGTAACTAGTGGCACTACTCAAATAAAATCGACGTTGGCTTTCTCGTAATCCTTCGAAAGAACTTAAGTCCACGAAGGGTACCGTGGGAATATCAACTGGTACAAACTTAATATCTCCACGCGCTTCAATCATCCAATAAATTCTAGCTGATTCTATGTCCGAGGTGTCAACTAACATTATTGGTGAAATAAACCGTGTTGCGATCTGTAATTCTTCGATCGGCGTTTCGTTGGAAATATTTTCTCCGTTATGACGACTATCGACGAAATTAACAAAGTTAACCTCAATTAAACCGGCCTGACCATAAGCAACCAAGGTTAAACCAGCGTTTAATCGATATTGATCTCTACCCTTCTCTAAGTTTAAAATGTTGTATTCTAGATGCCCTTCAGTACCATCAAATATTTCACGATGAACGGTTGGCTCATAAGCTAGAATTACACCAACGAGACCGATTAACCAGATTAAACATTTCATTATTATCCTCCTAAATTTTAAAGTGCATTAATTAACTTCTATTTCTATCCTATCTTAAATGTTTTATTTTGTAAAGAAAAAGGAGCTCAATTAAGAACTCCCCCATGATGACTACTTAAAATCGTAGCCGAAGAACCGAATTCGATTCTTCTTAAAAAAGAACGGGATGTATCCCCAAAGACCGAAAATTCCAATCTTCCAAATTATTGGAACAACCGACCAAGAACTTTCCGTTATTGAGGCAGCCAGAAGCCACAGGAAAAGAGCTCCGAAGCTAATAACCCCAAATATGGCTCCCAAAAGGCACACAAACAGGAAATAGTCGAAAAATTTGGCATTCATGTCTTTCCTCCATTCTTAAAATAAATTTATAATGTACAATAATACTAATTATATATTAACATAAGTTTAATTTAATGTCAAGAATAGTTATCCCCTTTTCAACCTAGCTTGAATTTGCGAACTTCTTAATTCTCTCAAAGCGTCTTTGGCAATCCATTGACTACTTTTATAGGGTTGTTTTAAAATTTTTTCTGCTGTCTGAATAGCTAAATAATTCAGTTCTAAATTACGCTTACCGGTTTGACGTAAAGCCCAATTAACTGCTTTTTTAACAAAATTGCGCTCATCTTTAGCTTCTTGTTGAATAATTTTTAAAAATGGTAAAAACTTTTTATTTTCAGCTTTTTTGTCATGCACAGCCAAGCTCGCCATCAAAGCAAAGCCGGCTCGTTTCTCAAACTCTGTTTCTAATTTCGACCACTCATTTGCTTTTTGAAAGGCTATTGAAGTTTTACTAAAAAGATTCATACAACACTGATCACAAATATCCCAAGAATTAAAACCATTAATCCACGTATCCATTTGTTTAGAATTAACCATACTCGGGTCATCAATAATTGAAGCTAAAATACGGGCTTCATGAATTTTTGTTTGCCAAAGTTTTTGAGCCAGATTATGATCTCGTCCAATTTCTTTAGCAATTTTCCTAACCTCGGGCATACTTACGCCTAGAGCATATTTTACATTAATTCCAAATCTGGCCATGCCTTGACGATTTTTTTGACTAGAAACTTTTTTTAATTTAGCAATAATTTTATCAGTCTGATTTTTCATTTTTATAAATAAAACACGGACAAGGTTTATTTTTTAAAATATTTTTTTGCTTGGTAAGACTATCTATTTTTTTATCTTGAATTGATTTTCCTTTGGCCAATTTTTTATCTAAAAATGAATAATGCTTATATCCCCTGTTTTCTATCTCTTTAACTAATTCGGCATGTCTTAAATAAAGCGCTTTTAATTTTCCTTCCCATCTTTTTGTTTCTGGGTGCTGACTATAACCTATTTTTTTATTATTAATAATTGACCAAATTGCATGCAATTCTCTGTGCTCTCCCAATAAATGTTGACGACATAATTTTTTAGGAGAAATATCCCAAATGCGCATATTATTTATTTAAGCTCCAAATCATATAAGCTAAATATGTCGCAAAAATAACCCAACCAGCATAGGGCATTAACAAAATCGAAGATAAAATCTGTTTGCGCCAATTTAAAATAATTATCAACAAAGTGCTAATTTCTAAAATTATCATTTCTATAATCGCCACAAAAATTAAGCCCTGATAGAAAAACAACCATGACCATAAAACATTTAAAACTGCATTTAAAATTAAAACGATAATTATGATTTTAAACTTTTTGTCGTGGACGGTTTTATTCCAAATTAATAATGTAGCTATAGCACTTAAAATAAAAATGATTGTCCAAACCATACCAATAAAACTGCCTGGTGGCGTAAAGCTCGGTAATTTTAAAGTGTTATACCAGTCCATACCAGAACTAGTAAAATAACTCCCCACAACCGAAACCAAGACGACAACTAATGGAATTAAAATGTAATTTAGTTTTATTTTTTTCATATTTTTAAAATTATTTTTAACGATTGTCTCCACTACCTTTAATTTTATTTCTTTCTAGGCGTGAAAAAAGTTTTTTTAAATTTAACTCAGCCACCTCTTGCATTGATAAATTTAATTCAGTACAAACTTGAGCTATATACCACAAAACATCACCTAATTCTTTTTTGATTTCTTCTCTTTTTTCTAAAGTAATTTTACTATCGTCATCGCGAATGACTTTTTTAATCTTTTCAGCTACCTCGCCAGCCTCACCGACTAAACCTAAAGTTGGGTAAACAAAATTATTGTTTAAATTGGGATAAAGCGCTGTTTTACGGCTTTTTTCTTGATATTCTTTAAAATCCATATTTTTATTTTTTTTTAAAAATTTTATTATATAATTTTACAAAATCAATTTTGTCGGCGAAAATTTCACCGATAACTGCAAAAGGAATGGCAATCACAACTACA contains these protein-coding regions:
- the murD gene encoding UDP-N-acetylmuramoyl-L-alanine--D-glutamate ligase yields the protein MLDYKNKKVLIVGLGLLGRGWRDARFFAQQGAQVTVTDLKTKKELQPSIDKLKKYKIKYVLGKHNPEDFKKQDLIIRGPSVPLNSFYFKIAQKHKIPIEMDESLFAKNFQGLIIGVTGTRGKTTTSTLIYEILKKYFKKNIYLAGNIVDTATLPLINKISQHSIVVMELSSWQLQGWHTSKISPHLSVITNIYPDHLNYYQGSMEKYVADKKAIYQYQGAQDFLFLNQDNNYTKKFQKETKSRIKFFSYKNVPKSWSFKIQGQHNLENIAVAIQVAQNMHIPLKIIKQVVTNFKGVPDRLEKIRTFKKVDYYNDTTATTPEALISGLQALGKNKNIVLITGGADKQLSFSKITPMIKKHVKKIILLEGTGTDRMKKFLPKNLINNQYTNLKSAVLKAQELSQVGNIILFSPACASFGMFINEFDRGRQFKKIVKNLK
- a CDS encoding DNA alkylation repair protein, with protein sequence MKNQTDKIIAKLKKVSSQKNRQGMARFGINVKYALGVSMPEVRKIAKEIGRDHNLAQKLWQTKIHEARILASIIDDPSMVNSKQMDTWINGFNSWDICDQCCMNLFSKTSIAFQKANEWSKLETEFEKRAGFALMASLAVHDKKAENKKFLPFLKIIQQEAKDERNFVKKAVNWALRQTGKRNLELNYLAIQTAEKILKQPYKSSQWIAKDALRELRSSQIQARLKRG
- a CDS encoding pyrimidine dimer DNA glycosylase/endonuclease V, which encodes MRIWDISPKKLCRQHLLGEHRELHAIWSIINNKKIGYSQHPETKRWEGKLKALYLRHAELVKEIENRGYKHYSFLDKKLAKGKSIQDKKIDSLTKQKNILKNKPCPCFIYKNEKSD
- a CDS encoding tryptophan-rich sensory protein, which translates into the protein MKKIKLNYILIPLVVVLVSVVGSYFTSSGMDWYNTLKLPSFTPPGSFIGMVWTIIFILSAIATLLIWNKTVHDKKFKIIIIVLILNAVLNVLWSWLFFYQGLIFVAIIEMIILEISTLLIIILNWRKQILSSILLMPYAGWVIFATYLAYMIWSLNK
- a CDS encoding nucleoside triphosphate pyrophosphohydrolase family protein, translated to MDFKEYQEKSRKTALYPNLNNNFVYPTLGLVGEAGEVAEKIKKVIRDDDSKITLEKREEIKKELGDVLWYIAQVCTELNLSMQEVAELNLKKLFSRLERNKIKGSGDNR